One region of Turicibacter bilis genomic DNA includes:
- a CDS encoding polyphosphate polymerase domain-containing protein yields the protein MIVNRREIKYSISEVDYYRYLNLFNTILKVDPHSKEGSYTIRSLYFDTPMNDDYYSKMSGEEVRKKIRLRLYDVHTDRVKLELKRKISVNQVKETVWISASDARALIEMKYDVLLKYEEKTAQTIYNIMSLGQYRPVVLIDYDRRAFYHEENNIRITLDSQIRSSETDFDLFSEDVLMVPAFTTYNAILEVKFNGDLFCWITEVLKGRDTVNQSLSKYCLSRSLFDQYLA from the coding sequence TTGATTGTTAATCGACGAGAAATCAAGTATTCCATTAGTGAGGTAGATTATTATCGTTATTTAAATTTATTTAATACTATTTTAAAGGTCGATCCGCATTCTAAAGAGGGAAGCTATACGATTCGAAGCTTATATTTTGATACACCGATGAATGATGATTATTATAGTAAGATGAGTGGCGAAGAGGTCCGAAAAAAAATTCGCCTTCGCCTTTATGATGTTCACACGGATCGTGTCAAACTCGAGCTGAAACGTAAAATAAGTGTGAATCAAGTTAAGGAAACGGTTTGGATTAGTGCATCAGATGCGAGAGCGCTGATTGAGATGAAGTATGATGTTTTATTGAAGTATGAAGAAAAAACAGCTCAGACCATTTATAATATTATGAGCCTCGGACAATATCGACCAGTTGTTCTCATTGATTATGATCGACGAGCATTTTATCATGAAGAAAATAATATTCGGATTACGTTAGATAGTCAAATTCGAAGTAGTGAAACAGATTTTGATTTGTTTTCTGAAGATGTATTGATGGTTCCAGCCTTTACAACTTATAATGCTATTTTAGAGGTGAAGTTTAATGGAGACTTATTTTGTTGGATTACAGAGGTTTTAAAGGGGCGTGATACCGTTAATCAATCATTGAGTAAGTATTGTTTGTCACGATCATTATTTGATCAATATTTAGCATAA
- a CDS encoding DUF4956 domain-containing protein, with protein MKEMLYEYLVTRSGEINIFKSIEILIVALLLAAIVFWTYKFTFSGVLYNRKFNVSLIMLTLITTMVMIVIGSDIALSLGMVGALSIVRFRTAIKDPRDTAYIFWCIGIGLSVGTQNYMVALVGSIFLAIVLIAFSFGSFGAEDRYLLIIRGERRCESEVMSYLFKQFKGAQLRGKNSTDQTMEMIYQVSLKNDQQKMLLDTFYQIEGIQSVNLVAQNGETIG; from the coding sequence ATGAAAGAGATGTTATATGAATATTTAGTGACACGTAGTGGGGAGATTAATATATTTAAATCGATTGAAATATTAATAGTGGCGTTACTATTAGCCGCGATCGTGTTTTGGACGTATAAATTTACGTTTAGCGGGGTGTTATATAACCGAAAATTTAATGTGTCATTGATTATGCTAACGTTAATTACAACGATGGTTATGATTGTCATTGGAAGTGATATCGCTTTATCACTTGGAATGGTTGGAGCATTATCTATTGTTCGATTTAGAACAGCCATTAAAGACCCACGAGATACGGCATATATTTTTTGGTGTATTGGTATTGGATTAAGTGTGGGAACACAAAACTATATGGTTGCTTTAGTAGGGTCAATCTTTTTAGCGATTGTTTTAATTGCATTTAGTTTTGGAAGCTTTGGAGCAGAAGATCGCTATTTACTCATTATCCGAGGCGAGCGTCGTTGTGAAAGCGAGGTTATGTCGTATTTATTTAAGCAGTTTAAAGGAGCACAACTTCGTGGTAAAAACTCAACCGATCAAACGATGGAAATGATTTATCAAGTGTCATTAAAGAATGACCAACAAAAAATGTTACTGGATACATTTTATCAAATCGAAGGGATACAAAGTGTCAATTTAGTGGCTCAAAACGGTGAGACGATTGGATAG
- a CDS encoding CotH kinase family protein translates to MKRLFAGCMTVLLLVLITVVIALIQESDAKEVKEKVKTTLTLPEDVLAESSLPIVVIDTKGQEVIYRKKGESSGESVQGRLSLYVPEDFQAGNLAAQLEMNIDIGVRGNTSRLLPKKQYTLTLLNKEGQEQAKSLLGMPKSEKWILNASFEDQSLLRNKLAYDISREIMEYAPRSEFCEVYLIDDEQPLTTAHYMGIYLLVEKIGRDESRVDISQTMNHLAETSFIVSRNRIKPSDNLLKNYGSQIYLYDYNMIVEYPKSELTDEKQIYINQTISEFERVLYSDRFDDPIEGYVAHIDVDSFIDYFIINEFFKNTDAGIFSTYLYKDYESKIKAGPVWDFDSAMGNSTHLFPYYDETGFYMPRTAWFEQLLKDRKFVKQMINRYHLLRRTYLSEEYLFTQIDNYVEELGKAIQRNFEKWPVELCNQSEMLKKYYQVIKPYERDVHALMTFLEENPQYTVDTQNRAQSYDSEIDKLKKFISERGTWIDDHIDSLLKWAE, encoded by the coding sequence ATGAAAAGATTGTTCGCAGGATGTATGACGGTATTGTTATTAGTGTTAATTACCGTTGTGATTGCGCTAATTCAAGAATCTGATGCCAAAGAAGTAAAAGAAAAAGTGAAGACAACGTTAACCTTACCTGAAGACGTCTTAGCCGAATCCTCTTTACCGATTGTCGTCATTGATACGAAGGGCCAGGAGGTCATCTATAGGAAAAAAGGTGAGAGTTCTGGAGAAAGTGTTCAAGGGAGGCTCAGTCTCTATGTTCCTGAAGATTTTCAAGCTGGGAATTTAGCAGCCCAATTGGAGATGAACATTGATATTGGGGTTCGAGGAAATACCTCGCGATTATTACCTAAAAAGCAATATACTTTAACACTTTTAAATAAAGAGGGTCAGGAACAGGCTAAATCGTTACTGGGGATGCCAAAAAGTGAAAAATGGATTTTAAACGCCTCATTTGAAGATCAATCCTTGCTTCGAAATAAGCTAGCTTATGATATTTCAAGGGAAATTATGGAATATGCACCTCGTTCAGAGTTTTGTGAGGTCTATTTAATTGATGATGAACAGCCGTTGACAACTGCTCATTATATGGGAATTTATTTATTAGTTGAGAAAATTGGGCGTGATGAGTCACGAGTAGATATCTCACAAACCATGAATCATCTCGCTGAGACTAGTTTTATTGTTTCACGTAACCGAATTAAGCCGTCAGATAATTTGTTGAAAAATTATGGATCTCAAATCTATTTGTATGATTATAACATGATTGTGGAGTATCCAAAGTCGGAATTGACAGATGAGAAGCAGATTTATATTAATCAGACGATTAGTGAGTTTGAACGAGTGCTTTATTCCGATCGATTTGATGATCCGATTGAGGGGTATGTAGCTCATATCGATGTAGATTCTTTTATTGATTATTTTATTATTAATGAATTTTTTAAGAATACGGATGCCGGAATTTTTAGTACGTATTTATATAAAGATTATGAGAGTAAGATTAAAGCGGGACCGGTATGGGATTTTGATTCAGCTATGGGAAATAGTACGCATTTATTTCCATATTATGATGAAACTGGATTTTATATGCCTCGAACCGCTTGGTTTGAACAGTTATTAAAGGATCGAAAGTTTGTAAAGCAAATGATTAATCGGTATCACCTCTTACGTAGAACCTATTTAAGTGAGGAGTATTTATTCACTCAAATCGATAATTATGTCGAGGAGTTAGGTAAGGCTATACAGCGAAACTTTGAAAAATGGCCGGTTGAGCTATGTAATCAATCTGAAATGTTGAAGAAGTATTATCAAGTGATTAAACCGTATGAACGTGATGTTCATGCGTTGATGACATTTTTAGAAGAAAATCCTCAATATACCGTTGACACGCAAAATCGAGCACAGTCTTATGATAGCGAAATTGATAAATTAAAGAAATTTATTAGTGAACGTGGAACGTGGATTGATGATCATATCGACAGCTTATTAAAATGGGCGGAATAA
- a CDS encoding HEAT repeat domain-containing protein: MNVFIIVLMVVFFIYLIFCTELYLTWCVHREHRYEKKLRRHDNFKLEIQSQLEAVKNNQPLSPTQLKRVLSLLKRQVYFDLFNEVIIETYQSEDYRPVIRQYMNYFDKLLERLIKKKLGANDLFKLKLSKLIGYYQVDSPQVHLFLLDCLKQNSMYLKLNVLMSLSQIGNVTSFYDALCYISKEYVLYNEKLLIDIMAKFTGDQTRLNNQLLEYFSEFTKEFQITLIHYFTLKSWQPIEPLLLDLLERGEEKEKELHLGAIKYFTNYPSSMTKSLFLHYLKHADWEYRALSAKALQHFSQDDVINHLFAASRDRNWYVRFNSAMTLCSYHIDEKILSYIEHTEDHYSKDILLYALSLKQQAS, from the coding sequence ATGAATGTCTTTATTATTGTCTTAATGGTTGTATTCTTTATTTATCTCATTTTCTGTACCGAATTGTATTTAACTTGGTGTGTTCATCGAGAACATCGATATGAAAAAAAGTTAAGACGACATGACAATTTTAAATTAGAAATTCAAAGTCAGCTCGAAGCCGTTAAAAACAATCAACCCCTTTCACCTACTCAATTGAAGAGAGTTCTTTCTTTATTAAAAAGGCAGGTCTATTTTGATTTGTTTAATGAAGTCATTATTGAAACCTATCAATCAGAAGACTATCGTCCTGTTATTCGTCAATATATGAATTATTTTGATAAACTATTAGAGCGATTAATAAAGAAAAAGTTAGGAGCAAATGATCTTTTTAAATTAAAACTATCTAAATTAATTGGCTATTATCAGGTCGATTCACCTCAAGTCCATCTGTTTTTATTAGACTGCTTAAAACAAAACTCGATGTATTTGAAGTTAAATGTTTTAATGTCATTATCACAAATTGGAAATGTTACATCATTTTATGATGCGCTATGTTATATTTCTAAGGAATATGTTCTTTATAACGAAAAATTATTAATTGATATCATGGCAAAATTTACTGGGGATCAAACTCGCTTAAATAATCAGCTGTTAGAGTATTTTAGTGAGTTTACAAAGGAATTTCAAATAACTTTAATCCACTATTTTACGCTCAAATCTTGGCAGCCTATTGAACCATTATTACTTGATTTATTGGAAAGAGGAGAAGAAAAGGAGAAAGAACTGCATTTAGGTGCAATTAAGTATTTTACAAATTACCCCAGTTCAATGACCAAGTCACTGTTTTTACATTATTTAAAGCATGCTGATTGGGAATATCGAGCCCTTAGTGCAAAAGCTTTACAACATTTTTCACAAGACGACGTTATTAATCACCTATTTGCGGCAAGTCGGGATCGAAACTGGTATGTCCGATTTAACTCAGCTATGACTTTGTGTTCGTATCATATAGATGAGAAAATTCTGAGTTATATCGAACATACGGAAGATCATTATTCAAAAGATATTTTGTTATATGCATTATCCTTAAAGCAACAGGCTAGCTAG